A window of Chloroflexota bacterium genomic DNA:
CGGTGACTTCCTTGGTCACGATATCATCAATCAGCACACCGATGTAGGCTTGGTCTCGGCGCAGAATGATGGGTGGTTTCCCTGCTACTTTCCTGGCAGCGTTGATGCCGGCTAACAGGCCCTGTGCTGCCGCCTCTTCATAGCCAGAGGTACCATTGATCTGGCCGGCGTGAAATAATCCACCAACGAGTTTTGTTTCCAAAGTGGCCGAAATTTGCGCGGGAGGTACAAAGTCGTATTCTATGGCATAGCCAGCACGCATGATGCGCACATTCGCTAATGCCGGAATCGTGCGCAACAGAGCCAACTGCACCTCCTCTGGCAGGCTGGTGAAGCAGCCCTGTACATACACCTCTCCCGTTGCGAACCCCTCTGGCTCGAGGAAGAGTTGATGCGCTGCTTTGTCTGGAAAGCGCACAATTTTCTCCTCGATAGAAGGGCAGTAGCGAGGGCCTGTACCTGCGATGAATCCTGCCGCAATAGGAGAGCGATGCAGATTCTCGCGGATAATGCGATGCGTCTCCTCGTTGGTGTATACCAAATAACAAGGGAGCTGCAAACGCCATGGTGTTTGCTGTGGGATAGGATAAACCGGATTGAGCCACAAATCAGGATAGCGAAGGATGAGCGGGTCAGTTTCAGCCGTTGATTCGAAACTGAAATAGAGCGGCATTTCGCTGCCGTATTGCGGGAAGGTCTTGCTGAAATCGATCGTACGCGCATCCACGCGGGGTGGCGTATTGGTTTGCAGACGTCCCAAGGTAAAGCCAAGTTCCCTCAGGCAAGCGGAAAGGCCCACGGCGGGGAATTCACCCGCACGGCCAGCTGGATAAGAATGCTCACCAGTCAGAATACGGCCGTTGAGAAATGTGCCCGTCGTGAGCACAACGGTTCGTCCCCGGTATACCTGCCCTGTACTGGTAACCACACCGCTCACGTGATCATCCCGTACTAGTAACCGATCGGTCAAAGCCTGTGCCACGTCAAGGTTTTTCGTGCGTTCCAGCGCATGCTTCATAGTCAGGGAGTACAAGCGCTTGTCTGCTTGGGCGCGCAGTGCGCGAACCGCTGGCCCTTTTGACAGGTTGAGCATGCGGATCTGGATGAAGGTGCGGTCGGTATTGCGGCCCATTTCGCCGCCCAAGGCGTCAATCTCACGCACCAGGTGACCCTTGGCTGGGCCACCGATGCTGGGATTGCAGGGCATCTGCGCGATGAGGTCCAGGTTCATAGTCAATAGAAGCGTGTGGGCGCCTACACGTGCTGCTGCTAGGGCCGCTTCACAGCCAGCATGTCCTGCGCCCACAACAATCACATCATATTCTTTCTCTGGCATAGTATCACAAGTCTTGTAACAACTCTGCGGCTACGCGATGTGGCAAAGCCCTGAACTGGCCCCAGTCATGCCAGTCTGGCGGTACGTTCTCCAATCGTTCAGCGATAGATAAAAGGTCGGAAAAAGGCGCTTCGACAAAAGCAGCTATACGCTCATCCTTATCCATTACTTGCAGTTGTCCCCCGGTCTCGTGCAATAAAAAGAGGTACGACGAGAAGGGAATTACGAGTCCCTGGCAGTGGAATTCAAATTCGATCACTGCTAGGAACCGCTCAATATTTGTTTCTAATCCCGTCTCTTCCAGCGCCTCGCGGTATACTGCTGATGACAGGGATTCGCCCGCCTGAATTCCTCCCGAAGGCACACGGAGCGCTCCGGCAGGGTAGAAATCCTTAATGTGCAGGATCATGTTCCCGTTGCGGCGGCGAATGAACAAGACAACTTCACCATCTTGCCGACGTGGTTTCACTGAGGTCCACCATTGAACTGTTGCCTCGCTGACATTGAGTACAAAACGTCGGCGTGCAGGTGAGCCATATAGTACACTCAATTGTGCAATTTCCAATTTTCTGTCAGCAGCGCTCAAAGTGACCTCCATCTACAATAACCAAGATGATTATAGCATATGAAGGCAAAGGATAAGGAATAAAAACCCGGCTGTGCGACTTGTAGCCAGCCGGATTCAGCAAAAAGCTGGGGGACGAGGATTCGAACCTCGGCTTACTGATCCAGAGTCAGCTGTCCTACCACTAGACGATCCCCCAGCGCAACGTTATTTTAGCATAAATCGCTGTGATTGGCAAATCAGCACACCCCTTCAGGTAACTCACATGAGTAGCTCGCGAGCGCGGGCGATGCGCTTCAGCACCTTGTCCCGTCCCAGAATAGCAAGCGTACCAAAGAGCGGTGGAGCGACCTCTTTGCCTGTGGTAGCGATACGCAGTGTGCCAAAGAACTGCCTTGCTTTTAATCCCATTTCTTCTGCTTTGGCTCGTAGCGCTGCTTCAATGGCTACTTCATCAAAAACGGGCAAAGCACTCAAGACCTGTGCAGATTCGGCCAGTACCTGGCGAGTTTGCTCAACATCCATTCCCTTCTGAATCAGCAGTTGCGGTTCGTAGCGCAATTCATCCGTGAAGAAAAAGTCAACCAACGCTACCGCATCAGTTAGTCTCACCATGCGTTCTTGGATGAGCGGGACAATACGTCTTATGGTGTTCAAATCCGCATTGAATTTGGCTTTGTCTAGAAACGGTTTGAGCCGCCTGGCCAGGTCATCCACATCCAGTTGGCGGATGTAGACACCATTCATCCAATCCAGCTTGTCGTAACTGAATTTAGCCGGTGACTTGCTCACGTGATCCAAGTCAAAGTGCTGAATGATCTGCTCGCGGGTCAAGATTTCCGTTTTGTCGTCATAGGACCAGCCAGTTAGAGCCAGGAAGTTGAACATTGCCTCTGGTAGATAGCCCGCAGCTCGGAACTCGCGGATCAACACGTTGTACTCGCGGCCATCTGAGCCAATTGTCTTGCGTTTGCTCATCTTGCCTTTGCCTGTAGGTGAGAGAATAACCGGAAGATGGGCATAGAGCGGGGGAGTCCAACCAAAGGCTTTGTACATGAGCACGTGGCGAGGAGTAGAGGGAATCCACTCATCAGCCCGCATGATGTGCGAAATCTCCATCAGATGGTCATCCACGACATTGGCCAGATGGTATGTAGGGTAACCATCCGATTTGAGCAGGATAAAGTCATCCATCTGACTATTTTTCATCGAGATCGTGCCACGAATCAAATCATGAAAAGAAGTCTCTCCCTCGAGAGGCACTTTGAGCCGAATTACCGGAACGATGCCCTCGGCTTCTTTCTCTTCTCTTTCTCTAGCGGTCAGCTCCCGACAGTGACGGTCATAGCCAGTGGCTTGATTGCGTCGCCCTGATTCTGCGCGCAACTGTTTGAGCCGTTCTTGGCTACAATAGCATTTGTAGGCATGCCCAGTTTCGAGAAGTTTTTGCGCGTATTCCTGATAGAGCGGCAGCCGCTGTGATTGGAAGTAAGGGCCGTATGGTCCGCCTACTTCGGGTCCTTCATCCCAGTCCAGGCCTAGCCAGCGCAAGCCATCGAGCAGGTCAGCCAGTGACCTCTCTTGATACCTCGTTCGGTCTGTATCCTCGATGCGCAAGATAAACCGACCATGATACCGACGTGCAAACAGCCAGTTGAATAAGCAGGTGCGCGCACCGCC
This region includes:
- a CDS encoding glutamate--tRNA ligase, giving the protein MSHIRVRYAPSPTGYLHAGGARTCLFNWLFARRYHGRFILRIEDTDRTRYQERSLADLLDGLRWLGLDWDEGPEVGGPYGPYFQSQRLPLYQEYAQKLLETGHAYKCYCSQERLKQLRAESGRRNQATGYDRHCRELTAREREEKEAEGIVPVIRLKVPLEGETSFHDLIRGTISMKNSQMDDFILLKSDGYPTYHLANVVDDHLMEISHIMRADEWIPSTPRHVLMYKAFGWTPPLYAHLPVILSPTGKGKMSKRKTIGSDGREYNVLIREFRAAGYLPEAMFNFLALTGWSYDDKTEILTREQIIQHFDLDHVSKSPAKFSYDKLDWMNGVYIRQLDVDDLARRLKPFLDKAKFNADLNTIRRIVPLIQERMVRLTDAVALVDFFFTDELRYEPQLLIQKGMDVEQTRQVLAESAQVLSALPVFDEVAIEAALRAKAEEMGLKARQFFGTLRIATTGKEVAPPLFGTLAILGRDKVLKRIARARELLM
- a CDS encoding NUDIX hydrolase, translated to MSAADRKLEIAQLSVLYGSPARRRFVLNVSEATVQWWTSVKPRRQDGEVVLFIRRRNGNMILHIKDFYPAGALRVPSGGIQAGESLSSAVYREALEETGLETNIERFLAVIEFEFHCQGLVIPFSSYLFLLHETGGQLQVMDKDERIAAFVEAPFSDLLSIAERLENVPPDWHDWGQFRALPHRVAAELLQDL
- the mnmG gene encoding tRNA uridine-5-carboxymethylaminomethyl(34) synthesis enzyme MnmG; this translates as MPEKEYDVIVVGAGHAGCEAALAAARVGAHTLLLTMNLDLIAQMPCNPSIGGPAKGHLVREIDALGGEMGRNTDRTFIQIRMLNLSKGPAVRALRAQADKRLYSLTMKHALERTKNLDVAQALTDRLLVRDDHVSGVVTSTGQVYRGRTVVLTTGTFLNGRILTGEHSYPAGRAGEFPAVGLSACLRELGFTLGRLQTNTPPRVDARTIDFSKTFPQYGSEMPLYFSFESTAETDPLILRYPDLWLNPVYPIPQQTPWRLQLPCYLVYTNEETHRIIRENLHRSPIAAGFIAGTGPRYCPSIEEKIVRFPDKAAHQLFLEPEGFATGEVYVQGCFTSLPEEVQLALLRTIPALANVRIMRAGYAIEYDFVPPAQISATLETKLVGGLFHAGQINGTSGYEEAAAQGLLAGINAARKVAGKPPIILRRDQAYIGVLIDDIVTKEVTEPYRILTSRAEYRLLLRHDNADLRLSPLGHEVGLISRERYQKVEQKRRQIAEELHRLANTWLPPSKQVNEVMQGFGFEPLIRDVNLLQLLCRPEVNYDLIAALSASPVPLSPEVIEQAVIEAKYRGYIEKQQLEVEHMRRLEDWLIPPELDYGQITGLRKEAQEKLLHFRPLTVGQATRIQGVTPADISILLIHLRRSMG